The genomic interval AATACCTTCTCAGTCATAGCAGGAATCCATCTTTGATTATCGCATAAATAAGATAGACCATGCTGACAATGATAGCATTTTCCACATGAAATTGTAGGATTCACAGCCACTTTTTGTCCTATATTAAAACCTTTCACATCATCAGCAATTTCAATAATTTCTCCTCCAAGTTCATGTCCACATATTTTGTTTGTGTCTTTGATTGGTTCCTCACCTAAATATCTGTGCATATCAGAACCACATATGCCGCTAGCATTTATGCGGACAATAACACCACCTGATTGAATTTTAGGTTCTTCAACATTTTCATATTGAATTTCAAATGGTCCTTTCATTATTACTGCAAACATAATTAACTACCACCTTGAAAAATTTAATTTAGACGAATTCTTGGATCAATAAGTAAATAAATAAAATCAGTAAAGAAATTAACTACCACTATGATTAGTGAAAACATTAGTAATGTCCCTTGAATCATGGGGTAATTTCGGTGTTCGATGGCATTGAACATAAGGAAACCCATACCTGGATACTGGAATACTTTTTCTATAATAATAGCACCCGCCATCAGAGAAGCAATTGTCATACTAATACTGGTAGATACGGGAATAAGAGAATTACGTAAGGCATGAATATAATTTACACGAAACGAGGGATTTCCTTTTACGCGGGCTAACATTATATAATCTTCTCCAAGTACATCCAACATACTACTGCGAATCAAGCGCAATGATCCTGGAGCTAGACAAATCGAAGTAGTCATTACAGGAAGTATCATGCGTTTAAGAAACATCCAGAAATCTACTGACGGCGCAGTAAAACCACCAGCTGGTAACACTTTCAGTTCAACTGCAAATAAGATTAAGAGTAACATTCCAAACCAAAATTCAGGTACAGAAAGAAGTACTATTGCTGCGCTGGTAATAGTAAGATCTGTATAGGAATTATGCTTTGAGGCTGCTGTAACACTAAGAGGTATAGAAATGCACAAGGAAATGATCGTTGCAGATATTGTAAGCAGTAAAGTTCTGGGTAAACGTTCTAATATCTGTGGTAAGATTTCTCTGTTATCAATAAGCGATTTGCCCCAATCACCGGTCAAAATCCCCTTAGCCCAGTTTAGATACTGCTCATGTAATGGAAGATGAAGTCCCATTCTTACGCGAATAGCTTCTACCATCTCCGGGGTAGCATTAGTACCTGCAATCATAGATGCCGGATCTCCTGGCAGCATATGTATAAGCAAAAAACATAGTATAGATAATATAATAACTACAAAAATAGCTCCAAGAATTTTTTTTATTATTAAAATCTTCATTATTAGTAGGCACCTCTCTAGACAGAATTTGTAGCAAATATATCATGCTTTTTCCTCATTACATGATAAATGTTTATTTTCAGATTCCGTTATTGAAGTTTCATATAGACTAAAATATCTATTTTCTGTAATAGGCTTTTATCAGGCTGATATTTATCAGCCTGATAAAAGGTAATAATTGGTTATATTAACCAGAATATTCATAGTTAACTACTTAACTGTCAATCTTGTATAATCATTATAAGAAGTCCTCTTTATAAGACCTTCAATATTATTGCGAATTGCTGAATAACGAACCTCACCCATCATGTATATTATGGCAGAATCTTCAACAAAAATATGATATGCATCATAATAGATTTGCTTTCTCTTAACTTCGTCAACTGTAGTAGCACCTTCTCTACACAGTCTATCAAATTCCGAATTGCTATAATGTCCATAGTTCTGAGTACTATCAGACATCCAGCGGTTCAGACGAATAGATGGATCAGTTTCATATCCGTGACCGCAGATGGCTAAATCAAAATTACCTTTTTGCCATGCTTCAAGGAAAGCAGGAACTTCGGGAATATTAAGTTTTACTGTAATACCTATCTCAGCAAGCTGAGCCTGCAATACTTCTGCCAAAGGGCCTTCAACAGCAGTCTTCGGAGATAACAATTCACATGTAAAACCATTGGGATATCCAGCCTCAGCAAGCAATCTTTTAGCTTCTTCTATATTACGTTTATATTCTATGTCATCTGGATAATAAGGACTATCAGGATGTTGAGGCAGCCATATAGGAATGCCATATCCATCTAGAACAAGTTCAACCAATTTTTCTCTGTCGATTGCAAGTGAAATTGCTTTCATTACTCCAGGTGTTTTAAAAATCGGATTAGTCATATCTGCCTGAAGATAATACGCACCTGTTGGAGCAGCCATAGTATAACTATCTGCCAAGGACTCTATAGTCGGAACATCAACATTTGATAACCAGTTTATAATATCAACCTCTCCGGCCATATAAGCAGTAAGGCAGGTATTATACTCTGCATAGAATTTGAATATTAAATACTTATAAGCAGGAACTCCATTTTCATAATAATCTTCAAAAGCTTCAAGTTTTAACTCCTGATTTTTGTCCCATGAAACATATTTAAAGGGTCCGCAGCCAATAGGCTCTGTTGCTAAATTATCAATAGCTTCTGGGGCAAAAATAGGTATCTTTGTAATAATAGAAAGGATAGCAGGATATGGAGTTTTTAGTTTTAACAAAACTGTATAGTCATCCTTAGCTTCAATGCTATCTACATAAGGTCCAAAATTGATATAATTACTAGCTCCGTAGTTTTCATCTTTCTGAATATTAAGACAGAAAACTATGTCATCAGCTACCAATCCTCGACCATTATGAAATTTAACATCTTTTCGAAGTTTAAACTCTATTTCTGTATCTGTAATATATGTCCAACTTTCCGCTATAGCAGGAACAATTTCGGTACCAGTCTCGTCAAGCCAAACCAGCCTTCCAAAAATAGGATCTGTACACCAACGCACAAGATCAAGACCTATTGTTGTTGCATCAAGAGATTCAGGCTCTTGATCCATACCGACAATGACAGTTTTTTCTGCAATATCACCACTTGAAGTTTTTGTTTGAGAAGATGGTGTTGTAGTTTTTGTATCATCTGATGAAGTACTCTTGGTTGAAGATCCGCATCCAGCAAGTATTGAGAATACGAATAATATTGTGATCAACAGTGCAATTCTACGCTTTTTTTTCATGATCTCTCCTCCTATTTTATTTATATTTTTTATGCGCATAAGCGCTTACAATCGCTCCGGATATAAAATAACAATATTCATGAAAACCTTATATTACCAGAGTTTTAGGGCGGAAGTCCTGAGTCTTTGAATAGTGGCAAGCTACTTTTCGTGAATTAATATAGTCTAGTTCAGGAACATTTTGGATACATTCTTGCTGAGCAAAAGGGCAACGTGGATGTAAAAGACATCCCTTTGGCGGATCTATAGGGCTTGGAATGTAGCCTTCGAGTTTGATTTTACGTATTCTGCGAGTAGATGCACGTATCGGTAAGGCTTCTAATAAGGCTTTTGTATATGGATGAGAAGGATTTTTAAAAACCTCACGAGTATTACCGCTTTCAATTATGTGTCCTAGATACATTACTGCTACATTATCAGTAATATAATTAATAACACCAAGATCATGAGAAATAAATATCATTGTAAGTTTTAATTCTCGCCTCAGCATTGTTAAGAGATCAAGAATTTGGCACTGGATGGAAACATCAAGTGCACTAGTGGGTTCATCAGCTATCAATACTGAAGGTTCTACTGCAAGTGCTCTAGCGATACTAATCCTTTGGCGTTGACCTCCAGAAAATTCATGAGGATATCTATAAACCTGATTGGAAGAAATGCCAACCATATCTAATATTGAAAGTACTCTACGTTCCCTATCTTTTGGGTCATAGAGATTAAAAATTTCAAGTGGACGTCGTACTATCTGCATAACAGTCATTTGAGGATTTAGAGAGGAATATGGATCTTGGAAAATATATTGTATTTCTTTACATAGTTTTTTTCTCTCATCACCCTTAAGGTTTGTGATATTATTTCCTTTATAGTATATACTACCTTCTGTAATGGGATTAAGACCAACAATTGCTTTACCAATAGTGGTTTTCCCACAACCAGATTCTCCTACAATACCAAGTGTTTCTCCTTCTTTAACTGAAAAAGATACACCGTCAACAGCCTTTACGACTTTAGCTGGCACGTTTTTTATTCTTTCAAAAATAGTTCTTTTTAATGGAAAATGGATTTTTAAATTTTCTACAGTAAGTATTTCATTATCCACTTCATACACCTCCACTTAATCTAGCTGAATCACTAAATAAATGACATCTGCAAAAATGCCCTGGACTTATTTCATACAATTCAGGCGCTTCAGTTGAACATCGTTCAGTGGCAAAGGCACAGCGGGGTGCAAAAGAACAGCCTTTTATTTCAATAGTAAGATCTGGTAATTCACCCGGAATAGCAGTAAGTTTTTGTCCTTCTTCTGCTATATTTGGTAAGGAATTCATTAAGCCAACGGTGTAAGGGTGAAGTGGGTTTTGTACAATCTCTTCACTTGTAGCTATTTCCTGGATACTGCCAGCATATACTACTATAATCCGATCACTGCGTTCGGTTACCATATTTAAGTTATGAGAGATAAGTATAATTGAAATATTTGACTTTTCTCTAAGTTCATCCAGTAAATCCATTATGTCAGCTTGAACCGTTACATCAAGTGCCGTAGTAGGTTCATCTGCGATCAATATTTTTGGGTTGCAGGCCAGTGCTATGGCTATGAGTACGCGCTGCCTCATTCCACCAGAAAATTGATGCGGATATTCATTTATCCGTTTTTCTGG from Clostridiaceae bacterium carries:
- a CDS encoding ABC transporter permease; this encodes MKILIIKKILGAIFVVIILSILCFLLIHMLPGDPASMIAGTNATPEMVEAIRVRMGLHLPLHEQYLNWAKGILTGDWGKSLIDNREILPQILERLPRTLLLTISATIISLCISIPLSVTAASKHNSYTDLTITSAAIVLLSVPEFWFGMLLLILFAVELKVLPAGGFTAPSVDFWMFLKRMILPVMTTSICLAPGSLRLIRSSMLDVLGEDYIMLARVKGNPSFRVNYIHALRNSLIPVSTSISMTIASLMAGAIIIEKVFQYPGMGFLMFNAIEHRNYPMIQGTLLMFSLIIVVVNFFTDFIYLLIDPRIRLN
- a CDS encoding ATP-binding cassette domain-containing protein, translated to MDNEILTVENLKIHFPLKRTIFERIKNVPAKVVKAVDGVSFSVKEGETLGIVGESGCGKTTIGKAIVGLNPITEGSIYYKGNNITNLKGDERKKLCKEIQYIFQDPYSSLNPQMTVMQIVRRPLEIFNLYDPKDRERRVLSILDMVGISSNQVYRYPHEFSGGQRQRISIARALAVEPSVLIADEPTSALDVSIQCQILDLLTMLRRELKLTMIFISHDLGVINYITDNVAVMYLGHIIESGNTREVFKNPSHPYTKALLEALPIRASTRRIRKIKLEGYIPSPIDPPKGCLLHPRCPFAQQECIQNVPELDYINSRKVACHYSKTQDFRPKTLVI
- a CDS encoding ABC transporter ATP-binding protein, yielding MENNNNIKNICLKVRDLKTSFFLNSGRKVQAVKDVSFDLYEGETLGIVGESGSGKSVMVKSILKLITPPGKIEYGSVIFNGRDLIKTPEKDMLNVRGREISMIFQEPLSALNPSFTIGWQIGEAFRLHGKYSKKEIYNMTLEALQKVSIPDPEKRINEYPHQFSGGMRQRVLIAIALACNPKILIADEPTTALDVTVQADIMDLLDELREKSNISIILISHNLNMVTERSDRIIVVYAGSIQEIATSEEIVQNPLHPYTVGLMNSLPNIAEEGQKLTAIPGELPDLTIEIKGCSFAPRCAFATERCSTEAPELYEISPGHFCRCHLFSDSARLSGGV